One genomic region from Athalia rosae chromosome 3, iyAthRosa1.1, whole genome shotgun sequence encodes:
- the LOC105689970 gene encoding uncharacterized protein LOC105689970 encodes MADPSTTIAHLAKLGTSIVCMKYFDEPYSILVSHNQWATRAFQILFFHSLIGVFRFGNPSASEHLRGFYTWFSKLSSTLPFALIVTEILYWNKTSEQITLTLLILTLFPIVYESRSKERARRHLADVSVGLNLCALIYVSVNNENYSAISLVVSYAFTHFFLEEVSDKYDVPHRDLLQYALCFMEIFSVFTLRDLQVGN; translated from the exons ATGGCGGATCCGTCAACAACAATAGCTCATCTAGCTAAACTAGGTACATCAATAGTCTGTATGAAATACTTTGATGAGCCCTACTCAATCCTTGTGAGCCACAATCAATGGGCAACTAGagcatttcaaattttgttctttcacTCGCTCATTGGGGTCTTTCGttttg GTAATCCAAGTGCTTCGGAACACCTACGAGGATTCTACACATGGTTTTCAAAACTTTCAAGCACTTTACCATTTGCCCTGATTGTTACGGAAATTCTTTACTGGAACAAAACCAGCGAACAAATAACTCTCACATTGTTGATACTCACGCTATTTCCAATCGTATATGAGTCGAGATCAAAGGAGAGAGCAAGGCGCCACTTAGCTGATGTCTCAGTTGGCTTAAACTTATGTGCTCTTATTTATGTCTCAGTCAATAACGAGAATTACAGCGCAATCAGTCTGGTTGTGTCATATGCCTTTACGCATTTCTTCCTAGAAGAGGTTTCTGATAAATATGATGTACCTCACAGAGACCTTCTTCAATATGCGCTATGttttatggaaattttttctgtttttactcTAAGAGATCTTCAGGTTGGTAActaa
- the LOC105689967 gene encoding uncharacterized protein LOC105689967 → MLSQAIDGILFLLSFLVPAKFNLKNESRVKNSLSRCSARTNSIELVYQSSSPTTDESNGSIETLYGSVNSQGSLYLSICGSDSARESMYEAVEGEYLAEVEQIKFFENIKPRSKLTKYNNSKLDHYQNFLQLTRNPGVPFKTISPLSFQKLETEFVEMHLDFDKISIDSMNCAILSNDSLPSISDIDLKCLDVLNSEESLMNVLNEIPKIHVTEDTVDNSSEAKKCLQTSVENYSDLSFDNIVENSQQINLVPREPQSSQIIIDTQSCKSGNKFLQEKAEELPEHGTTITQGPIKQSSSFRKNCKRKVTLEGLSNRNRKREKMWKP, encoded by the exons ATGTTGAGTCAAGCAATTGacggtatattatttttattatcctttTTAGTCCCTGCCAAATTCaacctgaaaaatgaaagccgTGTTAAAAATTCTCTATCACGTTGTTCTGCTAGAACAAATTCAATCGAATTAGTTTATCAATCAAGCTCTCCAACTACGGATGAGTCAAACGGATCTATAGAAACTTTGTACGGATCCGTAAATTCTCAGGGGTCGTTGTACTTGTCTATTTGTGGCAGTGATAGTGCAAGGGAATCAATGTACGAGGCTGTAGAAGGAGAATACCTTGCTGAAGTTgaacaaattaaattttttgaaaacatcAAACCCCGTTCTAAACTTACCAAGTATAACAACTCGAAGCTCGATCATTACCAGAATTTTCTGCAGCTAACACGTAACCCAGGAGTCCCGTTCAAAACAATTTCGCCTCTCAGCTTTCAAAAACTAGAAACAGAGTTTGTTGAAATGCATCTtgattttgataaaatttccatAGATTCAATGAACTGTGCGATATTAAGTAACGATAGTTTGCCTTCTATTAGCGATATCGATTTGAAATGTCTTGATGTTTTAAACTCTGAAGAAAGTCTGATGAACGTCTTGaatgaaattccaaaaatccATGTGACAGAAGACACTGTCGATAATAGCTCGGAAGCTAAAAAATGTTTGCAAACTTCTGTTGAAAACTACAGTGATCTCAGCTTTGATAATATTGTTGAGAACAGCCAACAAATTAATTTGGTTCCGCGTGAACCTCAATCGTCGCAAATCATAATAGATACGCAGTCATGCAAAAGTGGAAACAAGTTTCTCCAAGAAAAGGCTGAAGAGTTACCTGAACATGGGACAACTATAACTCAAGGGCCCATTAAGCAGAGTAGTTCATTCCGAAAGAATTGTAAACGTAAAGTAACACTTGAGGGGCTGag TAATCGCaatcgaaaacgagaaaaaatgtggaaaccTTAG